The Huiozyma naganishii CBS 8797 chromosome 1, complete genome genome window below encodes:
- the FTH1 gene encoding Fth1p (similar to Saccharomyces cerevisiae FTH1 (YBR207W); ancestral locus Anc_8.521), producing the protein MTFEDYFSFQIFFIFLRESLEIVVIISILLTIVRQGLSVGKEDENQGSPTHTDPTLALSPGESVSPETDPMLPSGLTLEEEEEMFDFPDAGWDSEHQTAVSPKDDNLKKYNRLKLQILSGGVLGLLLCLVIGGAFIAVFYHIGSDLWQLSEHYYEGILSIVASLIISVMGLFFLRMGKLREKFRVKLGSIIYSESGNMLRGQADKTMSFSGRYAFFILPFVTALREGLEAVVFIGGVGIDQPLTSIPLSMLLAVALSGIFGYYFYKYSSSLSLKICLVVTTCFLYLISSGLFSKGVWQLELQGYVNNCNGQDMTEVGNGPGSYDISKSVWHVNCCNGENDGGWMLLTAIFGWTNSATYGSVISYNVYWLVFILVLNILIVEEKYGYIPYLPVVLQKRRILKRMKIAKASLDLKRNNGPMLAAVSQDFSNQYRVSKDSSVPLIQEDETGENYRGTD; encoded by the coding sequence ATGACTTTCGAAGactatttttcttttcagaTATTCTTTATCTTTCTGAGGGAATCTCTGGAAATTGTAGTGATCATCTCTATTCTATTGACTATCGTTAGGCAAGGGCTTTCCGTTGGTAAAGAGGATGAAAATCAGGGTTCTCCTACCCATACGGACCCGACACTGGCACTATCACCTGGTGAATCCGTCTCCCCTGAGACAGATCCGATGCTCCCCAGCGGATTGACTttggaagaggaggaggaaatgTTTGATTTCCCTGATGCGGGGTGGGACTCTGAACACCAAACAGCCGTTTCGCCCAAGGAcgacaacttgaagaagtataACAGGTTGAAGTTACAGATCCTATCAGGTGGTGTCCTTGGACTGCTTCTATGTTTGGTCATAGGGGGTGCCTTTATTGCTGTATTTTATCACATAGGTTCAGATCTATGGCAGCTAAGTGAGCATTACTATGAGGGGATATTGAGTATTGTCGCATCTCTTATAATATCAGTTATGGGactgttctttttgagGATGGGGAAACTGAGAGAAAAGTTCAGAGTAAAACTGGGCTCAATCATTTACTCTGAAAGCGGGAACATGTTGCGGGGTCAAGCGGATAAAACGATGTCATTCAGTGGAAGATATGCCTTTTTCATTCTGCCATTTGTCACTGCTCTTAGAGAAGGGTTGGAAGCTGTTGTGTTTATTGGAGGTGTTGGTATTGACCAGCCTTTGACCTCGATTCCACTATCTATGCTTTTAGCGGTGGCATTGAGCGGTATATTCGGCTACTACTTCTACAAATACTCAAGCTCTCtgtctttgaaaatatGTTTGGTCGTCACCACCTGTTTCCTGTACCTGATTTCTTCTGGCCTATTCTCGAAGGGTGTGTGGCAACTAGAACTACAAGGTTATGTTAACAATTGCAACGGCCAGGACATGACTGAGGTGGGAAATGGACCCGGTTCATATGACATATCCAAATCCGTTTGGCACGTCAACTGTTGTAACGGTGAAAATGATGGGGGTTGGATGCTTCTAACGGCGATATTTGGATGGACCAATAGTGCCACATATGGTTCTGTCATCAGTTACAACGTATATTGGCTGGTCTTTATTCTTGTATTGAACATCCTGATTGTGGAGGAAAAATACGGCTACATTCCGTATTTGCCAGTTGTCctacaaaagagaagaattttgaaaaggatgAAGATTGCTAAAGCTTCTCTAGATCTGAAAAGGAATAACGGTCCTATGCTTGCCGCCGTAAGTCAGGACTTCTCCAATCAATATAGAGTATCAAAGGATAGCTCGGTGCCACTGattcaagaagatgaaacAGGGGAAAACTATCGTGGAACGGATTAA
- the LDH1 gene encoding triacylglycerol lipase (similar to Saccharomyces cerevisiae YBR204C; ancestral locus Anc_8.524): protein MAEDLNRLVREACSLDGEIASGRTLEDIVSSYEDGPTLSSQITDPANAGDFRLNFISTHEQYCTVNGIKVRVCHNLSTANGKTLSIFIHGLGGSLDQFFPLLKLLDLSEKYFVAIDLPGFGKSDEHTDYPMIQVVKHIDAVISELLNEARLAFDTVRLIGHSMGCYLTLHFMTLFSKKYRIGKVVLLAPPKPEMIELNKDKRLVQVALNVLFRVPWVFSYYRTWFDQRKGLQSSGIQQFFRQSESEDSITSHYWKLFQFSNNVQIKSRTIVGYLLGWEPLNWEEIRKTIVFNDVSIYIFSGEMDKVTPIDSCKTVRDAFGKDCKVDFIQLPNCAHNICFDSPEQSTKAFLDSNVTE, encoded by the coding sequence ATGGCTGAAGATCTCAATAGATTGGTACGAGAAGCATGTTCATTAGACGGTGAAATAGCGTCCGGCAGGACGTTAGAAGATATTGTCTCTTCTTACGAGGATGGTCCCACTTTAAGTAGTCAGATTACAGATCCTGCGAACGCAGGGGACTTTCGGCTTAACTTTATTTCCACTCACGAGCAGTACTGTACTGTCAACGGAATAAAAGTTCGTGTTTGCCACAATCTTAGCACAGCCAACGGTAAAACACTTTCTATATTTATTCATGGACTTGGCGGTTCTTTGGACCAGTTTTTCCCACTACTCAAGTTACTGGACTTATCTGAGAAGTATTTTGTAGCTATCGATCTGCCAGGGTTTGGGAAAAGCGATGAGCACACAGATTACCCCATGATACAGGTAGTAAAGCATATTGATGCAGTAATTTCTGAACTACTGAACGAAGCTCGCCTGGCGTTTGACACAGTTCGTTTAATTGGTCATTCTATGGGGTGCTACCTTACTTTACACTTTATGACCCTTTTCTCCAAAAAATACAGAATTGGGAAAGTGGTGCTACTGGCTCCCCCTAAACCCGAAATGATAGAACTGAACAAGGATAAAAGGCTTGTCCAAGTTGCCCTTAATGTTCTGTTTAGAGTTCCATGGGTCTTTTCATATTACAGAACATGGTTTGATCAAAGAAAGGGACTACAAAGTTCAGGtattcaacaattttttcGCCAGAGTGAATCGGAAGATTCGATTACATCACATTATTGGAAGTTATTTCAGTTTTCTAACAATGTCCAAATCAAAAGCAGGACAATAGTAGGCTACTTACTCGGATGGGAACCTTTGAATTGGGAGGAGATTAGGAAGACAATAGTTTTCAATGATGTTTCCATCTACATTTTCTCTGGAGAGATGGATAAAGTCACCCCGATCGATAGTTGTAAGACTGTAAGAGATGCTTTCGGAAAAGATTGCAAGGTCGACTTTATTCAACTGCCAAATTGTGCACATAACATATGCTTTGATTCCCCAGAACAATCCACTAAAGCCTTTTTAGACTCGAACGTTACTGAATAG
- the MCM7 gene encoding DNA replication licensing factor MCM7 (similar to Saccharomyces cerevisiae CDC47 (YBR202W); ancestral locus Anc_8.531), giving the protein MSNILPSLQLPVDYTAISQNVKDFLQHFKTEAVSRDEDIVAEEDEAMVDADGNVEMDGIGQGPKYMRLLQKMVNRDLDIITIELDDILQFQDEKFLDGGQKIDLVRNIQENTNHYIELFSQAIDEIKPLPTKEIDNKDDVLDVILNQRRLRNQRLVADRTNEIRQEIQTDSNAGTQGSEALRELAEEEVELFPAVLTRRYFLYFKPLTTQGAYRYRSAAKKVQMSKPLSVRQIKGDFLGQLITVRGIITRVSDVKPAVDVIAYTCDQCGYEVFQEVTSRTFTPLAECTSRECQENQTKGQLFMSTRASKFNAFQECKIQELSQQVPVGHIPRSLTIHVNGALVRSLSPGDIVDVSGIFLPSPYTGFKALRAGLLTETYLETQYVRQHKKKFSAFKMDPEMESRVMSIVAQGNVYNRLAQSIAPEIYGNLDVKKALLLLLVSGVDKKVGDGMKIRGDINVCLMGDPGVAKSQLLKAICKISPRGVYTTGKGSSGVGLTAAVMKDPVTDEMILEGGALVLADNGICCIDEFDKMDENDRTAIHEVMEQQTISISKAGINTSLNARTSILAAANPLYGRYNPRLSPLDNINLPAALLSRFDILFLLLDTPNVDNDSKLAEHVAYVHMHNRQPDLTFEPIEPSRMREYIAFAKAKRPIMTQEVNEYVTQAYIRLRQDSKRELDSKFSFGQATPRTLLGIIRLAQALAKLRLVNRVEVEDVEEALRLVRVSKESLYQDNTKTREDQNPTTRIYNLIKRMSQDTLENRGTLSYDTIVKTVRSRGFTMLQLNNCIQEYSYLNVWHLINEGTILKFVDDESSMEDDQDVMVTPSKIPA; this is encoded by the coding sequence ATGAGTAACATCCTGCCGTCACTGCAGCTCCCTGTAGATTACACAGCGATCTCTCAAAACGTGAAAGATTTCTTGCAGCATTTTAAAACCGAGGCCGTGTCCAGAGATGAAGACATAGTTGCTGAAGAGGATGAGGCTATGGTAGATGCAGACGGAAACGTTGAAATGGACGGTATTGGTCAAGGTCCCAAATATATGAGACTTTTACAAAAAATGGTCAACAGAGACTTAGATATTATCACTATTGAGTTGGACGAtatcttgcaatttcaGGATGAGAAATTTTTAGACGGTGGCCAAAAAATTGACCTGGTTCGGAATATCCAAGAGAACACGAATCATTACATTGAATTATTCTCCCAGGCTATTGACGAAATTAAGCCGTTGCcaacaaaagaaattgataaCAAAGATGATGTACTGGATGTCATTCTGAATCAAAGAAGATTGCGGAATCAGAGGCTAGTTGCCGACAGAACTAATGAGATTCGTCAAGAAATCCAGACGGATTCCAATGCTGGTACACAGGGATCCGAAGCTTTGAGAGAACTGGCTGAAGAGGAGGTTGAGCTGTTCCCAGCTGTCTTAACTAGACGTTATTTCTTGTACTTTAAACCGTTGACCACACAAGGTGCATACCGTTATAGAAGTGCAGCGAAAAAGGTTCAGATGTCGAAGCCACTCTCTGTTAGACAAATCAAGGGTGACTTCCTAGGCCAACTGATCACTGTTAGAGGTATCATCACTAGAGTATCCGACGTCAAACCAGCTGTCGATGTAATCGCGTATACGTGTGACCAATGTGGTTATGAAGTGTTTCAAGAGGTCACCTCGCGTACATTCACACCATTGGCGGAATGTACCTCCAGGGAATGTCAGGAGAACCAAACAAAGGGCCAGCTATTCATGAGTACAAGGGCCTCCAAATTCAATGCCTTCCAAGAGTGTAAAATACAGGAATTGTCCCAGCAGGTGCCCGTGGGCCACATCCCAAGGTCTTTGACTATACATGTGAATGGTGCACTCGTGAGATCACTATCGCCTGGTGACATAGTTGACGTGAGTGGTATTTTCTTGCCCTCCCCATACACTGGGTTCAAGGCATTAAGAGCGGGTCTTTTAACTGAAACTTACTTGGAGACGCAATATGTGCGCCAACATAAGAAGAAATTCTCCGCCTTTAAGATGGATCCAGAGATGGAATCTCGTGTTATGTCCATTGTTGCTCAGGGGAATGTCTACAACAGACTAGCGCAATCTATTGCTCCTGAAATTTACGGGAACTTGGACGTGAAAAAGGCTTTGCTTTTATTGTTGGTTAGCGGTGTCGACAAAAAGGTCGGCGATGGTATGAAGATTAGAGGGGACATTAACGTCTGTTTGATGGGTGACCCCGGTGTTGCCAAATCGCAACTGTTGAAGGCCATTTGTAAGATATCACCAAGAGGGGTGTACACCACGGGTAAAGGTTCGTCCGGTGTTGGGTTGACCGCTGCCGTGATGAAAGATCCTGTCACGGATGAAATGATCCTGGAAGGTGGTGCGCTTGTGCTGGCTGATAACGGTATCTGTTGCATTgatgaatttgacaagatGGATGAAAACGACAGGACTGCAATTCATGAGGTGATGGAACAGCAAACGATATCTATTTCGAAGGCTGGTATTAACACGAGTCTCAATGCGAGAACCTCAATTTTGGCAGCTGCCAATCCACTATACGGTAGATACAACCCTAGACTGTCACCGCTGGACAATATCAATCTACCTGCTGCATTACTCTCAAGATTCGATATTCTATTTTTGTTATTGGATACCCCCAATGTGGATAACGACTCCAAATTGGCGGAGCATGTTGCCTACGTCCACATGCATAATAGACAACCAGACTTGACTTTCGAACCGATTGAGCCATCTCGTATGAGGGAATACATAGCCTTTGCTAAGGCAAAGAGGCCGATTATGACACAAGAGGTCAACGAATATGTTACACAGGCGTACATCAGGTTGAGACAAGACTCCAAGAGAGAGTTGGACTCCAAATTTTCATTCGGTCAAGCTACTCCCAGAACGTTACTTGGTATAATCAGACTGGCCCAAGCGCTGGCAAAATTGAGATTGGTTAATCGTGTGGAGGTAGAAGACGTGGAGGAGGCTCTAAGATTGGTTAGAGTGTCCAAAGAGTCCCTATACCAGGACAACACCAAGACCAGAGAGGACCAGAACCCAACCACCAGAATCTACAACCTCATCAAGAGGATGTCACAAGACACACTAGAAAACAGAGGCACTCTATCGTACGACACTATTGTCAAGACTGTTAGATCGAGGGGTTTCACGatgttgcaattgaacaacTGTATTCAAGAGTATTCCTACTTGAATGTATGGCATTTAATCAACGAGGGGACAATCTTGAAgtttgtcgatgacgaGTCCTCGATGGAGGATGACCAGGACGTAATGGTAACCCCTAGTAAGATCCCAGCTTGA
- the DER1 gene encoding derlin (similar to Saccharomyces cerevisiae DER1 (YBR201W); ancestral locus Anc_8.535): MDAIIFNIFGDLPIITKSWVLGSVAVSVVTSTGIVDGAKTLYNYDLVFHRGQYQRILYSLFNFGELSWVSMINIFITANHLTILENSLTTKRRFLWMMFLMLSCILIMSVHTQPTASLGSILHENLLYYIFKKSGNQMNIPIFGGNELMFLILPLYMYGMMYFVMKKSLFEISMNFLPAHIIYYCDNVFHKLYNIDLCKTPYDIWKDWGNEERNRE; encoded by the coding sequence ATGGATGCGATAATCTTTAATATATTTGGTGATCTTCCAATAATAACCAAGTCATGGGTCCTCGGAAGTGTGGCGGTCTCAGTCGTAACTTCAACTGGGATAGTGGATGGAGCGAAAACGCTATACAATTACGATCTTGTTTTCCATCGGGGacaatatcaaagaatATTGTACtcactgttcaattttggTGAACTGAGCTGGGTATCCATGATTAATATATTCATTACAGCCAACCATCTCACGATACTGGAGAATTCGCTTACCACCAAAAGGAGATTTCTTTGGATGATGTTTCTTATGCTTAGCTGTATACTGATTATGAGCGTACACACACAGCCGACCGCCTCGTTGGGCAGCATTTTACACGAGAATTTGCTCTACTAcattttcaagaaatcTGGTAACCAAATGAATATTCCAATCTTTGGGGGTAACGAATTGATGTTCCTGATATTACCACTCTACATGTACGGAATGATGTATTTCGTAATGAAGAAATCCCTTTTTGAGATATCGATGAATTTTCTACCCGCACACATAATATATTACTGCGATAACGTGTTCCATAAACTTTACAACATCGATCTTTGCAAGACGCCGTATGATATTTGGAAGGATTGGGGAAACGAGGAGAGAAATAGAGAGTAA
- the KNAG0A03740 gene encoding uncharacterized protein (similar to Saccharomyces cerevisiae YBR201C-A; ancestral locus Anc_8.532), producing MFIFTIVTSFTPAIVFFGPTFYPVVMETPKKVIGFHLSKASLSFLFLVLISYILMASKTVDFCKRTRLDEDELLKIYLLPYSQVTFIRPLPLPPYFKNFQLNNSNLFPPMSTLYNRLFFKLSQNSKQVPGRLKQIYSAYLVCGLALPFACPAYNSYRYYQNRICQEQQFSTSYSL from the coding sequence ATGTTCATATTTACCATAGTAACCAGCTTTACCCCAGCAatagttttttttggcCCTACATTTTATCCCGTTGTCATGGAAACGCCAAAAAAGGTAATAGGTTTTCATCTTAGTAAAGCAAGTctatcttttctttttctcgTTTTGATTTCTTATATATTGATGGCATCGAAGACTGTGGATTTCTGTAAAAGAACCCGTCTGGATGAAGATGAGCTGCTGAAGATATATTTGCTACCGTATTCGCAAGTAACTTTCATCAGACCGCTGCCTTTACCGCcatacttcaaaaactttcaattgaacaataGCAATTTGTTTCCACCTATGTCGACTTTATATAACCGTCTGTTCTTTAAACTTTCACAAAATAGCAAGCAAGTACCAGGGAGACTCAAACAAATATACAGCGCCTACCTAGTGTGTGGTTTAGCATTACCATTTGCTTGCCCTGCGTACAACTCATATCGATATTATCAAAATCGTATTTGCCAGGAGCAGCAATTTTCCACTAGTTATTCTTTATAA
- the KTR3 gene encoding mannosyltransferase KTR3 (similar to Saccharomyces cerevisiae KTR3 (YBR205W); ancestral locus Anc_8.523): MGSDHRKRLTPKSALFVKKYQKGIRLSFAGLIIVLTVMFLFHTPSNSTGRSEKAVKNGIERTTIARDTLGASYIMPFTDQSQGVFHPEDDGVTVKAAMVTLARNSDLWQLVYSIRHVEDRFNGRYHYDWVFLNDQPFTDEFKRVTSALVSGKTKYGLIPDEHWSIPDFIDREKFDKAREELSKKDVPYGGSVPYRHMCRYQSGFFSQSKLLDEYEFYWRVDTDIKLYCDIQYDIFKFMKVNKKKYGFILSVSEYEATIPTLWKTISEFAEKNPQYIPKNNLLDFVSDDKGETYNMCHFWTNFEIASLDFYRSEAYREYFDYLDRSGGFFYERWGDAPVHSIAASLFLDKSEIHFFDGIGFYHPDFHSCPVEEDVRLQNKCICQPDKDQTWFNYYFCTRKFFAAEGFAIPKGAKAFE; this comes from the coding sequence ATGGGGTCTGATCACAGGAAAAGGCTCACGCCAAAGTCCGCTCTGTTTGTCAAGAAGTACCAGAAGGGAATCAGACTTTCATTTGCCGGTCTAATCATTGTCTTGACAGTGATGTTTTTATTTCACACACCATCCAATAGCACCGGCAGGAGTGAGAAAGCGGTGAAAAATGGCATTGAGAGAACTACAATTGCCAGAGATACACTGGGCGCCAGTTACATAATGCCATTCACGGATCAATCGCAAGGTGTTTTCCATCCAGAAGACGATGGAGTCACCGTGAAAGCAGCAATGGTCACTCTGGCAAGGAACAGCGATCTATGGCAGTTGGTTTACTCGATCAGACACGTCGAAGATCGATTCAACGGGAGATACCACTATGACTGGGTATTCCTAAATGACCAGCCGTTCACCGATGAATTCAAAAGAGTCACCAGTGCACTGGTATCTGGGAAAACCAAGTACGGATTGATCCCTGATGAGCACTGGTCTATCCCAGATTTCATTGATCGGGAGAAATTCGACAAAGCCAGAGAGGAATTGAGTAAGAAGGACGTCCCATACGGCGGGTCAGTTCCTTACAGACACATGTGTCGTTACCAATCTGGGTTTTTCTCCCAAAGCAAACTACTGGACGAGTACGAGTTTTACTGGAGAGTCGACACAGACATTAAGCTGTACTGTGACATACAATATgatattttcaagttcatgaaggtgaacaaaaagaagtATGGGTTTATTCTGTCCGTCAGTGAGTACGAGGCGACCATCCCAACTTTGTGGAAAACTATCTCGGAATTTGCTGAAAAGAACCCACAGTACATTCCAAAGAACAATCTACTGGATTTCGTTTCTGACGACAAGGGAGAAACGTACAACATGTGTCATTTCTGGACGAATTTCGAAATTGCATCTCTAGATTTCTACAGATCTGAGGCTTACAGAGAGTATTTCGATTATTTGGACCGCTCTGGTGGCTTCTTTTACGAAAGATGGGGTGATGCGCCCGTCCATTCTATTGCGGCAtcgttgttcttggatAAATCCGAGATCCACTTCTTCGACGGTATCGGTTTTTACCACCCTGATTTCCATTCTTGCCCAgtcgaagaagatgttAGACTGCAAAATAAGTGTATTTGTCAACCGGACAAGGATCAAACCTGGTTCAACTATTACTTCTGTACAAGGAAGTTTTTCGCTGCTGAAGGCTTTGCCATTCCAAAGGGTGCGAAAGCATTTGAGTGA
- the COS111 gene encoding Cos111p (similar to Saccharomyces cerevisiae COS111 (YBR203W); ancestral locus Anc_8.526), giving the protein MTGSRLQNINIVGNNYSRYGTSVYQNLYGDTSHSKTATTVTGTGAAKGSMYKRPSANKLGQVASNEDNESIPDNATIGTNTSRTSLIKRKYKSLISSSSKKLIGKLYEHGSSDSFSIFSSKSHSYYNGTSNNFVSGDKSRIGDLDLEVDRIIFDEKFADINDLPVELLSRIIFYIDTSVCDDEEGVKLDKKNNDEVVDILPVLCCLYLNKKFYEAAKVVLYREPYFRSTYRVAQFVTSIRLHPENGAYVRVLDLSHLKNGLIFNVENCEPSTAVQRNSFISIPDRLVAFRTGETSGTTSSAIVPGPDPQLPNGSASESRPASAPEPLKDIAYAGWRDWRHRNDPLYSSPVLNSYNLKKVVSRSSSIHSASCSLTTTTNETNSSTANVSLGNSNRARSNSSVSSITSSIMSSFQNGSHISLNSSFSSHTASTNPQSSSVINENTIEDDKKGRCAAGLEKQRLRSKNDTSKWQRFKMATRGKRKIKNNTQLLGSENKTEKNDKNVGSDSNLLANHRRMASVSQVRFCENQPFKTNHPYTNKFLLKHALYRDLPLGYILHLLKHCPNLTELNLSNLVLFQDFQILEKKPHHKRFRSLVLPAVKESAVMNSACLEDVLDVVYATDSSKNYEQLDQFQNSKNYKRRSSSGNSISGINPNHWVSSNSVNWGDYPQPIDGHTKMREIKNGNNKNLELKKLDGEDIFQYICSGKHMHALETIKMDGIVWCRQSMVRAFLLVKLNEVFSTTDTLGQLQEQRMNLSFVKSGMNRNFAWACRGTFNDIITLLILDELSKMDQSTIENIFNIKSDRLHPAKFSSRDPDITEISNVFCIKYGFKNEEQGEMNFRLTVLKSERPTSYKLSRMSRNHISLVIRLRMDENYNSVAKAEEGLPKDAEKRINRLTHSIVARVRSLRCSDLRRNIGENSYLGS; this is encoded by the coding sequence ATGACAGGATCACGCCTGCAAAATATAAACATAGTGGGGAATAATTACTCTCGGTATGGAACTTCAGTATATCAAAATCTATACGGGGACACATCTCATTCAAAGACTGCTACTACTGTGACAGGCACTGGGGCCGCAAAGGGGTCAATGTATAAAAGACCTTCAGCGAACAAGTTGGGCCAAGTTGCAAGCAATGAGGATAACGAGTCCATCCCAGATAATGCAACAATTGGCACAAATACTTCGAGAACGTCGTTAATCAAGAGGAAATATAAGTCTTTGATATCATCCTCTTCGAAGAAACTGATTGGGAAGTTGTACGAACACGGGTCTAGTGATTCCTTCTCCATATTTTCGTCAAAATCGCATAGTTACTACAACGGCACTAGCAACAATTTTGTATCTGGAGATAAAAGTCGCATAGGGGATCTAGATCTGGAGGTGGATAGAATCATCTTTGACGAAAAATTCGCTGATATCAACGATCTACCAGTGGAACTTCTTTCAAGAATCATATTCTACATAGACACGTCCGTttgtgatgatgaagagggTGTTAAGTTagacaagaaaaataatGATGAGGTGGTAGATATTTTACCCGTGCTTTGCTGTCTTTatctgaacaagaagttttATGAGGCTGCTAAGGTGGTCCTGTACAGAGAACCTTACTTCAGATCTACCTACCGTGTTGCTCAGTTTGTCACATCCATTAGGTTGCATCCGGAAAACGGGGCATATGTTAGAGTCCTTGATCTATCTCATCTGAAAAATGGGCTCATTTTCAACGTCGAGAATTGTGAACCTTCAACTGCAGTTCAAAGAAATAGTTTTATCTCTATACCAGATAGACTTGTTGCTTTTCGCACAGGTGAAACCAGTGGAACTACTTCATCTGCAATTGTTCCAGGTCCGGATCCACAACTTCCAAATGGTTCCGCATCGGAGTCTCGTCCGGCTTCAGCCCCTGAACCATTGAAGGATATCGCCTATGCAGGCTGGAGAGATTGGAGACACAGAAACGACCCGCTGTACAGCTCACCTGTCTTGAACAGCtacaatttgaaaaaagttGTCTCTCGCTCATCTTCCATCCATTCAGCCTCGTGTAGCTTGACCACAACAACTAATGAAACAAACAGTAGTACTGCTAATGTTTCTCTTGGGAATTCCAACAGGGCACGCTCCAACAGTTCAGTGAGTTCCATAACCAGTAGTATCATGTCGTCATTCCAAAATGGGTCACatatctctttgaattctAGCTTCAGTTCCCATACTGCCTCAACTAACCCACAGTCTTCTTCTGTGATCAATGAAAACACCATAGAAGATGATAAAAAGGGAAGGTGTGCTGCAGGATTGGAAAAACAAAGATTGAGGTCTAAAAACGATACTTCTAAATGGCAAAGGTTCAAAATGGCAACTAGAggtaaaagaaaaatcaagaacaacactCAGTTACTGGGATCCGAAAACAAGACggaaaaaaatgataaGAACGTTGGAAGTGACTCCAATCTGTTGGCCAACCATCGTAGAATGGCCAGTGTGTCTCAGGTCAGGTTTTGCGAAAACCAACCTTTCAAGACGAACCATCCGTACACAAATAAGTTCCTGTTGAAACATGCTCTCTACCGGGATTTACCACTTGGATATATTCTACACTTATTGAAGCACTGCCCAAATCTTACAGAACTAAACTTATCCAATCTGGTCTTATTTCAAGACTTCCAAATACTGGAAAAGAAGCCCCATCATAAAAGGTTTAGATCGCTGGTCTTACCAGCAGTCAAAGAGTCGGCCGTGATGAACTCGGCGTGCTTGGAGGATGTCTTGGATGTTGTATACGCCACTGATTCTAGCAAGAACTACGAGCAGCTTgaccaatttcaaaattctaAAAATTACAAAAGACGTTCCTCTTCTGGAAATTCCATTAGCGGTATCAATCCAAATCATTGGGTGTCATCAAATTCCGTAAATTGGGGTGACTATCCTCAACCTATCGATGGACATACGAAGATGAGGGAGATTAAAAACGGGAACAATAAGAATCtggagttgaagaagttggatGGTGAGGACATTTTCCAATATATTTGTTCGGGAAAACATATGCACGCACTGGAAACTATCAAAATGGACGGCATCGTCTGGTGTCGACAGTCCATGGTCAGAGCTTTCTTGCTGGTTAAACTCAATGAGGTGTTTTCAACCACAGATACGCTGGGCCAGCTACAGGAACAGAGAATGAACTTGAGCTTTGTGAAATCTGGGATGAATAGAAATTTTGCCTGGGCGTGCAGAGGTACATTCAATGACATAATAACGCTACTTATCCTAGATGAATTGTCAAAGATGGATCAGTCTACCATTGAGAATATCTTCAATATTAAATCAGACCGGTTACATCCTGCGAAGTTCTCTTCGAGAGACCCTGATATCACGGAAATTTCCAATGTTTTCTGTATCAAATATGGcttcaaaaatgaagaacaaGGAGAAATGAATTTCAGGTTAACAGTCTTGAAGAGCGAACGGCCAACATCATACAAACTATCTAGGATGTCCCGTAATCATATCTCGCTAGTTATCAGGCTCCGTATGGACGAAAACTATAATTCTGTTGCGAAGGCGGAAGAAGGCTTACCCAAGGATGCGGAGAAGAGAATTAACCGCTTAACTCACAGTATTGTTGCAAGGGTGAGATCTTTGCGGTGCAGCGATTTGAGGAGAAACATCGGTGAAAATAGCTACTTGGGAAGCTAG